From a region of the Fischerella sp. JS2 genome:
- a CDS encoding hybrid sensor histidine kinase/response regulator — protein MKNNLIRVLLIDDDEDDYILTRDWFREFQVASCTLEWVDNYQAGRDAIASGQYDVYLVDYRLGDGNGLELLREAIDRGCTDPIIFLTGQGDREIDIEAMKAGAADYLEKSQLAAPLLERSIRYALERKQNEQKIREQAALLDVATDAIFVQDLDSKILFWNQAAEHLYKWKKEEAIGKKALELWQEKDLSKLQAALSILMKNRAWEGELQQITKTGQEITVESRWTLVKDFDNTTQCFLVVNTDITQKKLLESQFLRAQRLESIGTLASGIAHDLNNVLAPILMTAQLLESQLHDERSQRLLPILISNAKRGANLVKQVLSFTRGMEGDRTLLQLKHIVREIQQVMRETFPKSIDVSATIPPNLWTIYGDATQLHQVLMNLCVNARDAMPNGGTLTISAENFLVDENYARMHLDAQVGAYVAITVSDTGVGIATEIIDRIFEPFYTTKEFGKGTGLGLSTVLGIVKSHGGFISVYSEVGKGSQFKVYLPAQQIPETLEEPEKELPIGNGELILVVDDEDSIRDITKTSLETHNYKAITASDGIEAIALYAEHRDEISVVLTDMLMPSMDGLTTIRTLKKINPNVKIIAVSGLASTEKVNAAAEIGVKAFLSKPYTAKQLLQTIGVVKSGK, from the coding sequence ATGAAAAACAACTTAATTAGGGTTTTGCTAATTGATGATGATGAAGATGATTATATATTAACTCGCGATTGGTTTAGAGAATTTCAAGTAGCTTCGTGTACATTAGAATGGGTCGATAACTATCAAGCAGGTAGAGATGCGATCGCCTCTGGGCAATATGATGTTTATTTGGTAGATTACCGTTTAGGCGATGGCAACGGACTAGAATTATTGCGTGAAGCTATTGATCGTGGCTGTACAGATCCAATTATTTTTCTCACTGGTCAGGGAGACAGAGAAATAGACATCGAGGCGATGAAAGCCGGGGCCGCAGATTATCTAGAAAAAAGCCAATTAGCAGCCCCTTTACTAGAACGTTCTATTCGTTATGCCCTAGAACGTAAACAAAATGAGCAAAAAATCCGGGAACAAGCCGCCTTATTAGATGTGGCAACTGATGCCATTTTTGTCCAGGATTTAGACAGTAAAATTTTATTTTGGAATCAAGCTGCTGAACATCTTTACAAATGGAAAAAAGAAGAAGCTATTGGTAAAAAAGCTTTAGAACTTTGGCAAGAAAAAGATTTATCAAAATTACAAGCCGCCCTCTCGATTCTAATGAAAAATCGTGCCTGGGAAGGTGAATTACAACAAATCACAAAAACTGGTCAAGAGATTACAGTTGAAAGCCGTTGGACACTCGTCAAAGATTTTGACAACACAACCCAATGTTTTTTAGTTGTAAATACTGATATTACCCAAAAAAAATTATTAGAATCACAATTTTTACGCGCCCAAAGATTAGAGAGTATAGGTACTTTGGCTAGTGGTATTGCTCATGACCTTAACAATGTCCTAGCACCAATATTAATGACAGCGCAACTTTTAGAATCACAATTACATGATGAGCGCAGTCAGCGACTTTTACCAATTTTAATTAGTAATGCCAAACGGGGAGCAAATTTAGTTAAACAAGTATTATCTTTTACTCGGGGAATGGAAGGCGATCGCACTTTGCTGCAATTAAAGCATATAGTGAGAGAAATTCAGCAAGTAATGAGAGAAACATTCCCGAAATCTATTGACGTTTCTGCCACCATCCCTCCAAACCTCTGGACTATATATGGTGATGCCACCCAACTACATCAAGTACTGATGAATTTATGTGTCAATGCCCGTGATGCTATGCCTAACGGTGGTACTTTAACAATCTCTGCCGAAAACTTTTTAGTAGATGAAAATTACGCCAGAATGCATTTAGACGCGCAAGTAGGTGCTTACGTAGCTATTACCGTTAGTGATACAGGAGTGGGTATTGCCACGGAAATCATAGACCGGATTTTTGAACCATTTTATACGACTAAAGAATTTGGTAAAGGAACTGGTTTAGGTCTTTCTACAGTACTAGGAATCGTCAAAAGTCACGGCGGTTTTATTAGTGTCTATAGTGAAGTTGGCAAAGGCAGTCAATTTAAAGTGTATTTGCCAGCACAACAGATACCAGAAACTCTAGAAGAACCAGAAAAAGAATTACCTATCGGCAATGGTGAATTAATTTTGGTTGTTGACGATGAAGATTCGATTCGAGACATCACCAAAACATCCCTAGAGACTCACAATTATAAAGCAATCACAGCTAGCGATGGTATTGAAGCGATCGCTCTTTATGCAGAACATCGCGACGAAATATCTGTAGTATTAACAGATATGCTTATGCCATCTATGGATGGACTGACAACCATTCGCACCTTGAAAAAAATTAATCCCAACGTCAAAATTATTGCCGTCAGTGGACTGGCTTCCACCGAAAAGGTTAACGCCGCAGCAGAAATTGGTGTCAAAGCCTTTTTATCTAAACCATACACTGCCAAGCAATTATTGCAAACCATTGGTGTGGTGAAAAGTGGAAAGTAG
- a CDS encoding response regulator codes for MKGRQTTVTILMADDDEDDCMLVREALAESRLTIELQIVRDGEELMDYLYRHGRYADPNISPRPGLILLDLNMPKKDGREALREIKNDPELRAIPVVVLTTSKAEEDIYRTYNLGANSFIIKPVTFAALVEVMKTIGKYWFEIVELPL; via the coding sequence GTGAAGGGTCGGCAAACAACCGTCACTATTTTAATGGCCGATGATGATGAGGACGACTGTATGTTAGTTCGTGAAGCATTAGCAGAAAGTCGCTTGACCATTGAGCTACAGATCGTTCGAGATGGTGAAGAGTTGATGGATTATCTTTATCGGCACGGTCGATATGCAGATCCTAATATTTCACCTCGTCCAGGTCTGATTTTGTTAGATTTGAATATGCCTAAAAAAGATGGTCGTGAAGCACTCAGAGAAATCAAAAATGATCCAGAACTAAGGGCAATTCCTGTTGTAGTACTCACTACCTCAAAAGCAGAGGAAGATATCTATCGTACCTATAATTTGGGAGCAAATTCGTTCATCATTAAACCGGTGACATTCGCCGCCTTAGTAGAAGTGATGAAGACTATAGGAAAGTATTGGTTTGAAATTGTAGAACTGCCGCTATAA
- a CDS encoding nuclear transport factor 2 family protein — MTNNSEILAVNDAFYRAFEKKDIEAMSAVWSQGTASLCVHPGWDILRGWKAISTSWQKIFKNTPYIEINTEIITVEIRDHLAYIVLVENVMQVINGRKIEARSLATNIFELLGEKWYLIHHHASPIMR, encoded by the coding sequence ATGACAAATAATTCTGAAATTTTAGCTGTGAATGACGCTTTTTACCGGGCGTTTGAAAAAAAAGATATTGAGGCTATGAGTGCAGTTTGGTCTCAAGGAACTGCTAGTCTTTGTGTTCACCCTGGCTGGGATATACTCCGGGGTTGGAAAGCAATTTCTACCTCTTGGCAGAAGATATTTAAAAATACTCCTTACATTGAAATTAATACCGAGATAATTACTGTAGAGATACGCGATCATCTTGCCTATATTGTGTTAGTAGAAAATGTGATGCAAGTAATTAATGGTAGGAAAATCGAAGCGCGATCGCTAGCTACAAATATCTTTGAATTACTGGGTGAAAAATGGTACTTAATACATCATCATGCCAGCCCGATTATGCGATGA
- a CDS encoding molybdenum cofactor biosynthesis protein MoaE: protein MITTFPFPIKPKSEDSFAITLAPLLVEEIYQLANDPANGAVVVMSGTVRNQTDGKPVIALEYQAYEPMALQVFYQIAADIRQKWTNVNRVVIHHRIGHLQIGEISVLVAVGCPHRLEAFEACRYAINTLKHNAPIWKKEHWQDGSSSWVSIGACEQL, encoded by the coding sequence ATGATAACAACATTTCCCTTTCCCATAAAACCGAAATCTGAAGATAGCTTTGCCATTACCTTGGCACCGTTGCTAGTTGAAGAAATATATCAATTAGCTAACGATCCAGCTAACGGAGCAGTAGTGGTGATGAGTGGTACAGTTCGCAATCAAACTGATGGTAAACCAGTAATTGCTCTGGAATACCAAGCTTATGAACCAATGGCTCTACAAGTGTTCTATCAAATTGCCGCCGATATTCGTCAAAAATGGACTAATGTAAATCGTGTAGTGATCCACCATCGCATTGGACATTTGCAAATTGGCGAAATTAGTGTTTTAGTGGCGGTGGGTTGTCCTCATCGTTTGGAAGCATTTGAAGCTTGTCGCTATGCGATCAATACTCTCAAACATAACGCCCCTATTTGGAAAAAAGAACATTGGCAAGATGGTTCTAGTAGTTGGGTAAGTATTGGTGCTTGTGAACAGCTTTGA
- a CDS encoding PAS domain S-box protein, with protein MKTLVPNNEVKRLEALHEYQILDTLPEQVFDDLAFLAAQICQTPIALINFIDAKRQWFKAKVGLSVGEMPRELGFCPVCIEMKDILIVPDTLADERFANLPVVTSEPHVRFYAGVPLLASEGEAIGTVCVADNISRKITSEQIEALQAISRLVIRQLELRRNLSELVSIKKEYKQSQIALQQSESTLRSFFDSAPMMMGVVEIQGNDILHISDNATSAKFFGLTPEAMQNRFATELGAPQESVNEWINYYREAEYTKLPVSFEYVHDYPRGKKWLRSTVSSIAACCSSTPQFAYVVEDITDRKLAEDNLCWQEALLRSMTSVSPLAFYVVDNRTDNILYFNDQFCEIWGIQHLKPLMERNQLKNQDIIPDCLQLIADIPAFAESCKPLQSEDNPCVVEDEILFTDGRIIRRFSTQVRDVNDQYFGRLYIFEDITARKQAEQQVREQAALLDIATDAIVLKDLSNQILLWNKSAENLYGWHSEEAIGKYADELFAHEPLSLLREIHNTVLEQGFWQGELHKTNKAGQKIIVESRWTLVRDEHQQPKSILIVDTDITQKKELEKQFLRAQRMESIGTLASGIAHDLNNVLSPILMSVQLLKIKCQDRRDHQILAIVENNAKRGANLVKQVLSFARGIEGDRTVLQVKHLILEMKQIVEQTFPKSITVNTEIPPDLWSVCGDNTQLHQVLMNLCLNARDAMPTGGNITISAQNIVIDENYAKMHLDAKEGSYIVLKVTDTGVGISQEILDRIFEPFFTTKEFGKGTGLGLSTVMGIVKGHGGFITVSSTLSKGTKFKVYLPAVQTQTESPSEDLAMPNGQGQWILVVDDEVAVREITTTSLENHNYKVLTASDGIEAVALYAQHKDKISAAIIDMMMPNMDGTTTINTLLKMNPLLRIIAVSGLATGEQILLNKNTKRTVFLPKPYTAQELLKTLHVINSQ; from the coding sequence ATGAAAACTTTAGTGCCTAATAATGAAGTGAAGAGGCTTGAAGCTCTTCATGAGTATCAAATTCTAGACACTTTACCAGAACAAGTGTTTGACGATTTGGCGTTTTTAGCGGCTCAAATTTGCCAAACACCGATCGCTCTGATTAATTTTATTGATGCCAAGCGTCAGTGGTTCAAGGCTAAGGTAGGATTGTCTGTGGGAGAAATGCCCAGAGAACTGGGGTTTTGCCCTGTTTGCATAGAAATGAAGGATATTTTGATTGTCCCTGATACTTTGGCTGATGAACGGTTTGCCAACTTGCCTGTAGTTACTTCGGAACCACATGTCAGATTTTATGCAGGTGTGCCTTTGTTGGCATCAGAGGGAGAAGCTATTGGTACTGTTTGTGTAGCGGATAATATCTCCCGTAAGATCACCTCAGAACAAATAGAAGCACTGCAAGCTATCAGTCGCTTGGTTATTAGGCAATTAGAACTACGGCGAAATCTCTCCGAATTAGTCAGTATTAAAAAGGAATATAAACAGTCGCAAATAGCACTACAGCAGAGTGAATCTACTCTCCGTAGTTTCTTTGATAGTGCGCCCATGATGATGGGAGTTGTGGAAATTCAAGGTAATGACATTCTGCACATTTCGGATAACGCTACTAGTGCCAAATTTTTTGGGCTAACTCCAGAAGCAATGCAAAATCGCTTTGCGACTGAGTTAGGCGCCCCACAAGAGTCCGTGAATGAGTGGATAAATTATTATCGTGAGGCTGAATACACCAAATTACCTGTCAGCTTTGAATATGTTCACGATTACCCCCGGGGTAAAAAATGGCTTAGAAGTACAGTTTCATCAATTGCTGCGTGTTGCAGTAGCACTCCGCAATTTGCTTATGTAGTAGAAGATATTACTGATCGCAAACTTGCCGAAGATAATCTCTGTTGGCAAGAAGCCTTATTACGTTCTATGACTAGCGTTTCACCGCTAGCATTTTATGTTGTTGATAATCGTACAGATAATATCCTGTATTTCAACGATCAATTTTGTGAAATTTGGGGTATCCAACACCTCAAACCATTGATGGAACGTAATCAATTAAAGAATCAAGATATCATTCCCGATTGCCTGCAATTAATAGCAGATATTCCCGCTTTTGCTGAGTCATGTAAACCCTTACAAAGCGAAGACAACCCCTGTGTAGTTGAAGACGAAATTTTATTTACCGATGGGCGAATCATACGACGGTTTTCAACCCAAGTCCGCGATGTCAATGATCAATATTTTGGACGTTTGTATATTTTTGAGGATATCACTGCCCGCAAACAAGCAGAACAACAAGTCCGTGAACAAGCAGCTTTACTAGATATTGCTACTGATGCCATAGTTCTAAAAGATTTATCTAATCAAATTTTACTGTGGAATAAAAGTGCAGAAAACCTTTACGGCTGGCACTCAGAAGAAGCTATAGGTAAGTATGCTGATGAACTTTTTGCTCACGAACCATTATCACTACTACGAGAAATTCATAACACAGTTTTAGAACAAGGTTTTTGGCAAGGAGAATTACACAAAACTAACAAAGCTGGTCAAAAAATCATCGTGGAAAGTCGTTGGACGCTGGTAAGAGATGAACATCAGCAGCCAAAATCAATCTTGATCGTTGATACAGATATCACCCAAAAGAAAGAACTAGAAAAACAATTTTTACGTGCGCAACGCATGGAAAGTATTGGTACTCTTGCTAGTGGCATTGCTCACGATTTAAATAATGTCTTATCGCCAATTTTAATGTCGGTACAACTACTCAAAATTAAATGCCAAGACCGACGCGATCACCAAATCCTAGCAATAGTAGAAAATAATGCTAAGCGTGGTGCAAACTTAGTTAAACAAGTACTGTCATTTGCCAGAGGAATAGAAGGCGATCGCACTGTTCTCCAAGTCAAACACCTGATTTTGGAAATGAAACAAATTGTGGAACAAACATTTCCCAAATCAATTACTGTTAACACTGAAATTCCACCTGATTTGTGGAGTGTTTGTGGAGATAATACCCAACTGCATCAAGTATTAATGAACTTGTGTCTCAATGCTCGTGATGCCATGCCCACAGGTGGAAATATCACAATTTCTGCTCAGAATATTGTCATTGATGAAAACTATGCCAAAATGCATTTAGATGCAAAAGAAGGTTCTTATATAGTCCTGAAAGTTACTGATACAGGAGTCGGCATTTCTCAAGAAATATTAGACAGAATTTTTGAGCCATTTTTCACAACCAAAGAGTTTGGTAAAGGTACAGGACTGGGACTATCAACAGTCATGGGTATTGTCAAAGGTCACGGTGGTTTTATCACTGTGTCTAGTACCCTTAGCAAAGGTACAAAATTTAAAGTATATTTACCAGCAGTTCAAACACAGACTGAATCACCATCAGAAGACCTAGCAATGCCAAATGGGCAAGGACAATGGATATTGGTTGTAGATGATGAAGTCGCCGTTAGAGAAATTACAACAACTTCTTTAGAAAATCACAACTACAAAGTATTAACTGCTAGTGATGGCATTGAAGCAGTAGCACTATATGCCCAACACAAAGACAAAATTAGTGCAGCAATTATAGATATGATGATGCCAAATATGGATGGCACAACCACTATTAACACACTGCTGAAAATGAATCCGCTTTTACGTATTATTGCTGTGAGTGGATTGGCAACAGGTGAACAAATTTTACTAAATAAGAATACAAAGCGTACAGTTTTCTTACCAAAACCTTATACTGCACAGGAATTATTAAAAACATTACATGTAATTAATAGTCAATAG
- a CDS encoding spore photoproduct lyase family protein, whose translation MYAIRDKEVLSQPEVRQPRLWIPERVVFTPAALEEPYGQQILQRVQSYNLPVEELPRNRLTGLRGEDERDTYNIAKRTLAVVTAPPSSLKLSPIPPSADWQFHIAEGCPAHCQYCYLAGSLSGPPVIRVFANLPQILSNLVNYERPEEATTYEVSCYTDPLGIEHLTGSLAECIRYFGTRQNGYLRWVSKFDKVDNLLDLPHNGHTRCRVSVNAVPISGRFEGGTASVASRLKALRRLALPPEEGGGGYPVGLVIAPIMPLDDWQMHYGRLLDSISQALDINCDLTFELITHRFTPGSKEVLQTWYPHSKLDMDEDKRSVKRNKFGGIKYVYNSDTMKTMKRFFEDEIQRRFPNAEILYWT comes from the coding sequence ATGTACGCGATCCGAGACAAGGAAGTTTTATCACAGCCAGAAGTGCGTCAGCCTCGTTTGTGGATACCAGAACGCGTTGTGTTTACACCCGCAGCATTAGAAGAACCTTACGGCCAGCAGATATTACAGCGTGTCCAGTCATATAATTTACCTGTTGAAGAGCTACCACGAAACCGCCTTACAGGTTTACGCGGCGAAGACGAACGTGATACATACAACATTGCTAAACGTACGCTTGCGGTTGTTACAGCACCACCCAGTTCCTTAAAACTCAGCCCCATTCCGCCTTCTGCTGATTGGCAGTTTCACATTGCCGAAGGATGTCCTGCTCACTGTCAATACTGCTATTTGGCTGGTAGTTTGTCAGGGCCACCCGTGATTCGTGTCTTTGCCAACCTACCACAAATTCTCAGTAACTTGGTAAACTATGAGCGTCCCGAAGAAGCAACAACTTATGAAGTCAGTTGCTACACCGACCCCTTAGGCATTGAACATTTAACAGGAAGTCTGGCAGAATGTATCCGCTACTTTGGTACTCGTCAAAATGGTTATCTACGCTGGGTATCAAAATTTGACAAAGTTGATAACTTACTTGACCTACCCCATAACGGTCATACTCGTTGTCGGGTGAGCGTTAATGCCGTGCCTATTTCTGGTAGATTTGAAGGTGGTACAGCGTCGGTAGCATCACGGCTAAAGGCATTGCGTCGGTTAGCGCTACCACCAGAGGAAGGTGGTGGTGGGTATCCTGTGGGTTTGGTAATCGCGCCAATCATGCCCTTAGATGATTGGCAAATGCATTATGGTCGTTTGTTAGACTCAATTAGTCAAGCACTCGATATCAACTGTGACCTCACTTTTGAGCTAATTACACACCGTTTTACGCCTGGATCAAAAGAAGTATTGCAGACTTGGTATCCTCACTCGAAACTAGACATGGACGAGGACAAACGTAGTGTCAAACGCAACAAATTTGGCGGCATCAAATATGTCTACAATAGTGACACAATGAAGACTATGAAGCGCTTTTTTGAGGATGAGATTCAACGGCGCTTTCCCAATGCAGAAATTTTATACTGGACGTAA
- a CDS encoding DNA-directed RNA polymerase subunit omega: protein MLKRSKFETTQTQIMHRAEDLISAASNRYRITVQVANRAKRRRYEDFENNDDVMMKPVLRAIIEMSDELTQPEIIGEV, encoded by the coding sequence ATGCTAAAGCGTTCTAAGTTCGAGACAACCCAAACCCAAATTATGCATCGTGCGGAAGATTTGATTAGTGCAGCATCAAATCGCTACCGTATAACGGTTCAGGTGGCAAATCGCGCCAAGCGTCGACGTTATGAAGACTTCGAGAACAATGATGATGTGATGATGAAGCCAGTACTGAGGGCAATTATTGAAATGTCAGACGAACTGACTCAACCAGAAATTATTGGAGAAGTATAG
- a CDS encoding DUF1818 family protein, which yields MERVIKSGSGWRIGWNPSAPEFKGLVGTDDWAIELTEAELNDFCRLLLQLADTMQQLTSELMDEEKIACEAESDLLWMEVEGYPHAYSLCFILNTSRCAEGKWNAAAVPGLLQAAGMLKVF from the coding sequence ATGGAACGTGTTATCAAAAGTGGATCTGGTTGGCGTATCGGTTGGAATCCATCAGCGCCAGAATTCAAGGGTTTGGTGGGTACAGATGATTGGGCAATAGAATTAACAGAAGCGGAATTAAATGATTTTTGTCGGCTACTGTTGCAGTTAGCAGATACGATGCAGCAGCTGACATCAGAATTAATGGATGAAGAAAAAATTGCCTGCGAAGCCGAAAGTGATTTGTTATGGATGGAAGTAGAAGGTTATCCCCACGCCTATAGCCTGTGTTTTATCCTCAACACAAGCCGTTGTGCTGAGGGCAAGTGGAATGCTGCGGCGGTTCCGGGTTTATTGCAAGCTGCGGGAATGCTGAAAGTTTTTTGA
- a CDS encoding PAS domain-containing protein: MTNLILVVDDDHFVRRQLHELLKAAGYRVLEANSGEEALAIYTQQQPDMVLLDALMSGMDGFTCCTQLKSLPGGDRTPILMVTDLADQESLEKAFAAGAADFITKPIKWPILRQRVQRLLEASQAMQALQQQTEQQILVAELSQQALAGTDIISLMQQAVTFVAQCLEVEYCKAWELLSDNNTLLLRAAVGWQQELVGRATINAGLNSQAGYTLNVNEPVVVEDLRTETRFNSSPFFQEKPLISSLSVVIHGKDRAFGVLGAHTTKYRTFSKDDIYFLQATANVLATAIARQQAEDALKESEQRWQLALRGNNDGIWDWNVKTNEVFFSTRWKEMLGYEEQEISHNFDEWSSRVHPDDIGWVMQVIQDHFDKKTPFYISEYRIRCKDGTYKWILDRGQALWDEDGNAVRMVGSHTDITERKLAEEQLHQSEERFQILARATTDVVWDWDLLTDQVWWNENVQTLFGYPPEASRNNTNWWYECIHPDDRQRIIADIHAVIDSKQQFWSNEYRFCRADGSYAYIFDRGYIVQDRAGNPVRMIGAMMDISDRKRVQEELQRQNMRSRLFADVTLKIRQSLQIDDILQTSVIEVQKLLRADRVLVFRLRLDGSGTVVKEAVVPGTPTILGRNILDVCFREDYVERYRRGRISAIEDITQANIQPCHVQFLEELSVKANLVVPIIMQDQLWGLLIAHQCAHPRHWDEWETELLRQLADQIGIALAQAKLLEQETRQRQELSRSNEELQEFAFVASHDLQEPLRKIKTFGDRLKASCDDVLNEQGRDYLERMQNAARRMQTLIEDLLTLSRVTTRAQPFVAVNLLQVTQEVLSDLEISIQQTGASVEIGELPTIDADPLQMRQLLQNLIGNALKFHQKEVQPVVKIYSQLLYDSEHVSSEQCQIIVEDNGIGFNEKYLDRIFNVFQRLHGRSEYDGTGIGLAICRKIVERHQGSISARSEPGQGAKFIVTLPIHHHS, encoded by the coding sequence ATGACTAATTTAATTTTGGTTGTCGATGATGACCATTTTGTACGTAGACAGTTACATGAATTGTTAAAAGCAGCAGGGTATAGAGTACTAGAGGCAAATAGTGGTGAGGAAGCTCTAGCTATTTATACTCAACAACAACCAGACATGGTGTTGCTAGATGCTTTGATGTCAGGGATGGATGGATTTACCTGCTGCACGCAATTAAAAAGCCTGCCTGGTGGCGATCGCACTCCTATATTAATGGTGACAGATCTTGCTGACCAAGAATCTCTAGAAAAGGCTTTTGCGGCAGGTGCGGCAGATTTTATTACCAAACCCATTAAATGGCCAATATTGCGTCAACGAGTGCAGCGTCTTTTAGAGGCTAGTCAGGCGATGCAGGCGCTACAACAACAAACCGAACAGCAGATTCTAGTAGCAGAACTTAGTCAACAGGCACTAGCTGGTACAGATATAATCTCACTCATGCAGCAGGCAGTCACCTTTGTTGCCCAGTGCCTAGAAGTAGAGTATTGCAAAGCCTGGGAACTCCTATCAGATAACAATACACTATTGTTGCGGGCAGCAGTAGGTTGGCAACAAGAACTAGTGGGAAGGGCAACTATCAATGCTGGGTTGAATTCTCAAGCTGGCTACACACTCAATGTTAACGAACCAGTGGTCGTAGAAGACCTCCGCACAGAAACACGATTCAATTCATCGCCGTTTTTTCAGGAAAAGCCATTAATTAGTAGTCTTAGTGTTGTAATTCATGGCAAAGACCGTGCTTTTGGTGTTTTAGGCGCCCATACAACCAAATATCGCACTTTCAGCAAAGATGATATTTACTTTCTACAAGCAACTGCTAATGTTTTAGCCACAGCGATCGCCCGCCAGCAAGCTGAAGATGCCCTCAAAGAAAGTGAACAACGTTGGCAGTTAGCTTTACGGGGTAATAATGATGGCATTTGGGATTGGAATGTCAAAACCAATGAAGTTTTCTTTTCCACACGCTGGAAAGAAATGCTTGGTTACGAAGAACAGGAAATTTCCCACAATTTTGATGAATGGTCAAGCCGAGTGCATCCCGATGATATTGGCTGGGTAATGCAAGTTATTCAAGACCACTTTGACAAAAAAACTCCTTTTTACATCAGTGAATACCGCATTCGGTGTAAAGACGGCACTTACAAATGGATTTTGGATCGCGGTCAAGCGCTGTGGGATGAAGATGGTAACGCTGTGCGGATGGTAGGTTCCCATACGGATATTACCGAACGTAAGCTAGCAGAGGAACAATTACATCAGAGTGAAGAACGCTTTCAAATCCTTGCCCGTGCCACCACCGATGTCGTTTGGGACTGGGATTTGCTGACTGACCAAGTGTGGTGGAATGAAAATGTCCAAACACTATTTGGTTATCCACCAGAAGCAAGTAGGAATAATACCAATTGGTGGTATGAATGCATACATCCGGATGACAGACAGAGAATTATTGCTGATATTCATGCCGTCATAGATAGTAAACAACAATTTTGGTCAAACGAATACCGCTTTTGTCGTGCTGACGGTTCTTATGCATACATTTTTGATCGCGGTTACATTGTTCAAGATCGCGCAGGTAATCCTGTACGCATGATCGGGGCAATGATGGATATTAGCGATCGCAAACGGGTACAAGAAGAATTACAGCGTCAAAACATGCGATCGCGGTTGTTTGCTGATGTCACTCTCAAAATTCGCCAATCATTACAAATCGATGACATTCTGCAAACCAGTGTCATAGAAGTACAAAAGCTACTACGTGCTGACCGTGTATTAGTTTTTCGGCTACGTCTTGATGGTTCTGGGACTGTGGTTAAAGAAGCAGTGGTTCCTGGTACACCCACGATTTTAGGGCGGAACATCCTTGACGTTTGCTTCCGAGAAGATTACGTCGAAAGATACCGTCGGGGGCGTATCAGTGCGATTGAAGATATTACCCAAGCTAATATCCAACCTTGTCATGTGCAATTTCTCGAAGAACTGTCAGTCAAAGCCAACCTAGTTGTGCCAATTATTATGCAAGATCAACTCTGGGGACTGCTGATTGCCCATCAGTGTGCCCATCCCCGCCACTGGGATGAGTGGGAAACCGAACTATTACGACAACTAGCAGATCAAATTGGTATTGCCCTTGCCCAAGCTAAACTCTTAGAACAGGAAACCAGACAACGACAAGAACTGAGTCGTTCTAACGAAGAACTGCAAGAATTTGCTTTTGTCGCCTCCCATGACTTGCAAGAACCACTACGGAAAATTAAAACCTTTGGCGATCGCCTTAAAGCTAGCTGCGATGATGTCCTGAATGAACAAGGACGTGACTATCTAGAACGAATGCAGAACGCTGCCCGTCGGATGCAGACATTAATAGAAGATTTATTGACCCTTTCGCGAGTTACCACTAGGGCGCAGCCTTTTGTAGCAGTGAATCTGTTGCAGGTAACACAAGAAGTGTTGTCTGATTTGGAAATCAGTATCCAGCAAACCGGAGCAAGTGTAGAAATCGGGGAATTGCCCACTATCGATGCCGACCCGCTACAAATGCGACAATTGTTGCAGAATCTGATCGGTAATGCCCTAAAGTTTCATCAAAAAGAAGTACAGCCTGTTGTGAAAATCTACAGCCAACTCCTGTATGATTCAGAACACGTCAGTAGTGAACAATGTCAAATCATTGTGGAAGATAATGGTATAGGGTTTAATGAGAAATACTTAGACCGTATCTTTAACGTCTTTCAGCGCCTACATGGTCGTAGTGAATATGATGGCACTGGTATAGGGTTAGCGATCTGCCGCAAAATAGTTGAGCGTCATCAAGGGAGCATCAGTGCTAGGAGTGAACCAGGACAAGGGGCAAAATTTATTGTGACTTTGCCAATTCATCATCACTCTTGA